Proteins encoded in a region of the Vitis riparia cultivar Riparia Gloire de Montpellier isolate 1030 chromosome 7, EGFV_Vit.rip_1.0, whole genome shotgun sequence genome:
- the LOC117918019 gene encoding exocyst complex component SEC15B has translation MQSSKMRRKVAPAAADGDSSEKFDQLLLSSAICNNEDLGPFVRKAFTSGKPETLLHHLRHFARSKESEIEEVCKAHYQDFIMAVDDLRSLLSDVDSLKSSLSNSNIKLQSVAGPLLSSLDAFVEARNISQNVSLALESVRKCVKLADLCSRANLHLSNNNFYMALKCVDSIEGEFIDKTPSSTLRKMLEKQIPEIRSYIERKINKEFGDWLVEIRIVSRNLGQLAIGQASSARQREEELRIKQRQAEEQTRLSLRDCVYALEEEDDDDGLGDQGKDGYNNGSSGVLGFDLTSLYRAYHIHQTLGLEDRFRQYYFENRKLQLTSDFQVSSMTPFLESHQTFFAQIAGFFIVEDRVLRTSGGLILKMDVENLWETAVSKMCSVLEDQFSRMQTANHLLLIKDYVSLLGVTLRRYGYPVDPLLDVLSKHRDKYHELLLSDCRKQIGEVLAADKFEQMLMKKEYEYSMNVLSFQLQTSDITPAFPFVAPFSSTVPDCCRIVRSFIEDSVSFMSYGGQLEFYDVVKKYLDRLLNEVLDGALLKLINTSIHGVSQAMQVAANMVVLERACDFFFRHAAQLSGIPLRMAERGRRQFPLNNARDAAEEMLSGLLKAKVDGFMTLIENVNWMADEPPQSGNEFVNEVIIYLETLVSTAQQILPAKVLKRVLQDVLSHISEKIVGTLLGDSVKRFNVNAVMGIDVDIRLLESFADNQASLLSEADANQLKTALSEGRQLINLLLSNHPENFLNPVIRERSYNALDYRKVIAISEKLRDPSDRLFGTFGGRGLKQNPKKKSLDILIKRLRDVS, from the coding sequence ATGCAGTCGTCGAAAATGCGCCGCAAAGTGGCCCCGGCGGCCGCCGACGGCGACTCCTCTGAGAAGTTTGATCAACTTCTCCTCTCTTCCGCCATCTGCAACAATGAAGATCTCGGTCCCTTCGTTCGCAAAGCCTTCACCTCTGGCAAGCCGGAGACGCTGCTTCACCACCTACGCCACTTCGCCCGATCCAAAGAGTCGGAAATCGAAGAGGTCTGCAAAGCGCACTACCAAGACTTCATCATGGCCGTGGACGACCTCCGATCTCTCCTCTCCGATGTTGATTCCCTCAAATCATCACTCTCTAATTCCAACATCAAACTACAGTCCGTCGCCGGGCCTCTTCTTTCGTCGCTTGACGCCTTCGTGGAGGCTCGAAACATTAGCCAGAACGTGAGCCTCGCGCTTGAGTCGGTTCGTAAGTGCGTGAAATTGGCGGATCTTTGCTCCAGAGCCAATCTTCATTTGTCGAATAACAATTTCTACATGGCTTTGAAGTGTGTTGATTCGATTGAGGGTGAATTCATTGACAAAACTCCGTCGTCGACGCTGCGGAAAATGCTAGAGAAGCAGATCCCGGAGATTCGATCGTATATCGAGAGGAAGATCAATAAGGAGTTTGGGGATTGGCTTGTGGAGATTCGAATAGTGAGTAGGAATCTTGGGCAATTGGCGATTGGACAAGCGTCATCTGCAAGGCAGCGAGAGGAGGAGCTTCGCATCAAACAACGGCAAGCCGAGGAACAGACTCGACTTAGTTTAAGAGACTGTGTTTATGctttggaagaagaagatgacGATGATGGACTCGGTGATCAAGGTAAGGATGGCTATAACAATGGTAGTAGTGGTGTGCTAGGGTTTGATTTGACTTCTCTATATAGGGCTTATCATATACACCAAACCCTAGGGCTTGAAGATCGGTTCAGACAGTACTATTTTGAGAATCGCAAACTTCAATTGACTTCGGACTTTCAGGTGTCCTCAATGACACCTTTTCTCGAATCTCATCAGACATTTTTTGCGCAAATTGCTGGTTTCTTTATAGTAGAAGATCGAGTTCTTAGGACTAGTGGaggtttaattttgaaaatggatgTAGAGAATTTGTGGGAAACTGCTGTTAGCAAAATGTGTTCTGTATTAGAGGATCAGTTTTCGAGAATGCAAACTGCAAATCATCTTTTGTTGATAAAGGACTATGTGAGTTTGCTTGGAGTTACACTGCGGCGGTATGGGTACCCAGTTGATCCTTTGCTAGATGTTTTAAGCAAGCACCGGGACAAGTACCATGAGTTGTTGTTATCTGATTGTCGTAAGCAGATTGGAGAAGTGCTTGCAGCTGACAAGTTTGAACAGATGTTAATGAAAAAAGAGTATGAGTATTCAATGAATGTACTTTCATTTCAGTTACAAACATCAGATATAACACCAGCATTTCCTTTTGTTGCCCCATTTTCATCTACGGTGCCAGATTGTTGCCGCATCGTGCGGTCATTTATTGAGGATTCTGTGAGCTTCATGTCATATGGCGGGCAGCTAGAATTCTATGATGTTGTGAAGAAGTATTTGGATAGGCTGTTGAATGAGGTTCTGGATGGAGCTCTGTTAAAGCTTATCAATACATCAATTCACGGTGTCTCCCAGGCAATGCAGGTTGCAGCAAATATGGTTGTACTAGAGCGTGCTTGTGATTTCTTCTTTCGTCATGCTGCACAGCTTTCGGGCATTCCTCTGAGAATGGCAGAAAGGGGTAGGAGACAGTTTCCACTGAACAATGCCCGTGATGCAGCGGAAGAGATGCTTTCTGGGTTGCTGAAGGCAAAGGTTGATGGGTTCATGACATTGATTGAAAATGTGAACTGGATGGCTGATGAGCCTCCACAGAGTGGAAATGAATTTGTGAATGAGGTGATTATATATTTGGAAACTTTAGTTTCAACCGCTCAGCAGATACTCCCAGCTAAGGTTCTTAAAAGAGTTTTACAAGATGTTCTTTCTCACATATCAGAAAAGATTGTTGGGACTCTCCTTGGGGATTCCGTTAAGAGGTTCAATGTAAATGCAGTTATGGGGATTGATGTTGATATTCGGTTGTTAGAATCATTTGCAGACAATCAAGCTTCACTTCTGTCAGAAGCAGATGCTAATCAGTTGAAAACTGCTCTTTCTGAGGGAAGGCAATTGATTAATTTGCTACTGAGCAACCACCCAGAGAATTTTCTGAATCCTGTAATCAGGGAGAGGAGTTATAATGCTTTGGACTACAGGAAAGTTATCGCAATTTCAGAGAAGTTAAGAGATCCTTCAGACAGGCTATTTGGAACCTTTGGAGGGAGGGGACTCAAGCAGAACCCCAAAAAGAAGTCTTtggatatattgataaaaagactCAGGGATGTGAGCTGA